CGGATACATTCAAAATAAACAGCAACGCTGCGATGATGATCAAAACGATCGTCCAGAGCGCTCCCTCGAGGTTTGTACCGTCTAATAGTGCCGCACCCCATAGTAGTAATGAAGCGATATAACCGGCCATACTATTTCTTGTAATATTCGCAGTGGTCAGTCCAACTACAGCCAGGAGCAGGCTGGAACTATAAAGGATCAACAATCTAGCCATGCCATTCTCGAGTCCGAACAGAAGCGCCGCCATATACATCAAGGTAATCAATGATTCCGAGACTAACGCACCAAAAATAAAGCGTTCGAGCATAATTCTATACCTTGGCGTACTGCTCGTATAAATGTACCCGGCCCGCTTATTTCCATATATCTCCGAATGTATAGGAATTAGTATGCAGCTAGGTAGCAGCACGATAACATATTTAAAAATGGACCAGAAAGAGTGATCTTTTGAAATAAACGCATACATGCAAAGGAGTAGCATAACTGTGATGACGGGCGCAGCTCCTTTAAGCAGAATCGCTTGATTGTAAGAAAAACATATTTTCCTAACTTTTCTTCTGCATTTTCTTGAATCATCCAGGTTGGATCTGTCCTGGTTCAACTGGGCACAGTACAGCCATACATAGGTTGTAAGAAGCAGGATGAAGACCATCAAAGCCAATAAAGTGAAATCGAAAATAGCTGGGACATAGATTGCGATTAAGAGCATTCCCACATAAGAGACAATCTTGCTGCGCAATAAAATATATAGAACGCTGCAGAACAGGGAAGCGATTAATACAGCAGGAACATCAACTCTGACAAACGCAGACAACAGCTTCATTACATTGTAAGGCGATCGCCCAATGAGTAATGGACTCACCGAGTACAGGGCTAAGCTGACAAGGGAACAGAAGAGATAGGCGGATATGACGGTCAGCCATTTTCCCAATGCGATGCTATAAAGCGGGATCGGTTGAGAGAATAATATATGATTCGTTAAGGTACCTTTGTGTTCTTTCAAGATCATGGCGATCGATAGCGGCATTGTACAAAGAACGAGAGTCCTTAAATGATGTGTGAACAAAGAAACCGCCTGATTCTCTGCCAGGTAGCTAGGGAGTATCGGATTGCTCAGAAATGCAGCTAACAATACAGCGGCTCCGATCATAAGCCAGCCATAATTTTTATAAAGCCTTTTGTATTCAAGCATTACTATAGTTTTCATCGAACGATTCCTCTTATTTGCCATAATTTATTCTCAAGTATGTAATGACTCTTATAAAACGGACTGTCAGAACAAAATGTTATAAAGAGAAGGAGGGGATAGTCCTAATCGTTATATGTATATGGCGAGTATAGGAGGGAGGCTGCCAAATGGACGCGATGTCTTTCTTTTCTGACAGATTATGTATAATGCCAGGGCTGCTGACCAACGAATCATGTCTCCGTTGTCCAGCAGCCCTGTGTATAATAAACCGCTTAGGAATTGCGCTTGGCGAGCTGTTCTTTCAGCCGATCCAGTTCTTCATTGACTGCTGTAGAATCAGCTGCGTTTGAGGCTTCGCTATGAATGCCTCGGGAATTAAGCGAAAGGTCGAGGTCCGTCTCCCACTCCAATATCTTCTCTTCCATCCGTTCAAATCCCCGTGCCGCATCGCCGCCCTCGATACCACGACTGAAGTTTGGCTGCTGTACTGCGGCGCGATCCTTAGCTTTTTGAGCTCTGGCTGCCAATTCATTGCGCTTTTCCTTAAGGCGGGCATATTCTTCCTCTGCTAGGCTTAATTGCTGCTGAAGTTCAAGAACATGTTCCTTCGCTTGGTTCATTTCCAAGGTGTGCTGCTGCACTTTGTCTTCGAATTGAATCTTGAGTATAGCTGCTTCACGGGCTGCGGCCTCATTGCCTGCTTGAAGCTCGGAGAGGGCGCGGAGCTCGTATTCTTTAACGGATTGTACGGCTTCATTTAATTTTCTCTCTGCTACGCCGGCTGCTCTTTGCTGTCCCTTGATATTCTCTTCAGCCCTGCGGATATCTTCTTCCATATTCCGCAAATACTGCCCAGTCATAAGGACCGGATCTTCCAGTTTGTTCAATACTTCATGGACGGTCGCTTTGGTTAAGTTGGAGATTCTCTCAAATATACTCATTGTTATCTGCTCCTTTGAATTTGGATTCGTATTTTGTGATTAGTAATTGCTGAAATGATCAAAGTACTCGGCGCCGCCGATCGGTTCCTTTGGAACGATCAGGGTAGCGATCAGATAGAGGGCGATCACTGTGCCGAAGCTGCAGAGGGCAGCTACAACAGCCACGAGCCGTACTACCGTAGGGTCAACGCCGAGCCATGCTGCGATACCTCCGCAAAGCCCACTCACCTGTCTGTTTGTTACAGAACGGTACAATTTTTTCATTTTTCAACACTCACTTTCTTATAGAGGTAGTTCAAAAAGTCCGCTTTTGATCACGAAGTGAACCAAGTAGTTTTTCGGCATCGAATCTTGAATTCACCCGGGCCTTCCGGTGCTCACGTACCCACTACGTACGCTGTGCTCCTCGGTCCCTAGCTTCATCCAACCTTCTCGGTGCTGAAAACCGACCTTTTTGAACGTATACTTTAAATTCAATCGCTTGGTTACTTGGTTGTTTGATTGTGTGTCGTTTTCTTATGTTTTTATTGTATATGGATTCGGTTCTCGGGATAACGGGCTTAAGATGGTTTGTGAACTAGACCTTAGTCGGGCTGAGAAGCACGCCACAAGACTGGGGGCAAATACAAAAAAGGTAATACAGGCTTAACATTGCAGGATTATACTAGGCTTATGGATAATATTATTTATAAAAAATAGGATTTGCCTAAGGAGGATACAACGTGACTAACTTGATAAATTTTGCCCATCGTGGAGCTTCCGCTTATTGTCCTGAGAATACAATGTCTTCTTTTGTCCGTGCTTTGGAGCTTGGTGCCAGCGGCATTGAGACAGACGTGCAGATGACGAAGGATGGCCATCTCGTGCTGATTCATGATGAATCGCTGGAGCGGACCACGGGAACGAAGGCGTTGGTGAAGGACTTGACCTGGGAGGAAATTCAGACGCTGGACGCCGGGAGCTGGTTCCATGCCGATTTTGCAGATGAGAGGCTACCATCTCTGGAGCAATTGCTAGAGCTTACATGCGATAAGGGGATTATCGTGAATATCGAGCTGAAGAATGGCTTCATCCAGTATCCTGAATTAGAGGAAAAAGTAATCGAGATGATTAAGCGCTATGGGATGGTGGATCGAACGATTATTTCCAGCTTCAATCATTATTCTTTGCGGGAATGCCATCAGATCGCGCCAGATATTCGCACTGGCATTCTGTATGGTGAAGGGTTGTATGAGCCATGGGTGTATGCGAAGGGGATCGGTGCTGATGCGCTGCATGCATACATGTATGCACTGACGCCAGAGTTGGTTGCCGAGGCGGCCAAGCATGGAGTTGCTTATCATCCGTTTACTGTAAATGAAGAGAGTATGATGAAGGCTTTGATCCAGGCTGGGGTAGCGGGGATTATTACCGATTATCCAGATAGACTGGCACAGCTATTATCAGAATAGTATTTAAAAAGTCAGACTTTCAGCACCGAAGCTTCTGCTTCCGATGTGCGTTTCTTCGAAACGCTTCAGTTGGATGAAGCTAGGGCGACTTTTTAAACAACCTTTAAATAGGGAGCGTGACTGAATGAAGAAAACTTGGCTGCTGGGACTCGGTTTTTTTTAGCATCAGTTTGACCTGGGCGCTTTATAACGCCTTCGTACCGCTGTTCTTGGACAATTATTTGAAGAGCACAGCGATGATAGGGTTTATGATGACGATTGATAATTATTTCGCGATGTTTCTACAGCCATGGATCGGTCACCGCAGTGATAGAACGAATACGAGATACGGACGCAGGATGCCGTATCTGTTAATTGGGATGCCGCTTGGCGCGGTATTCGCAGCGCTTATTCCTTGGCATACAAGCTTCCTCACCCTGGTATTGTTTATGGTGTTAATGAATTTGTCGATGAGCTTGTTCCGGTCGCCGACGGTTGCATTGATGCCTGATATCACAGAGGAGAAGAATCGTACCAAGGCCAATGGAATCATTAATTTTATGGGCGGCGTAGGCTCAGTGTTGGCTTTTGCCCTCGGTTCCAAGATGTACGGGATCAGCTCGTATATGCCATTTCTGTTTGCAGGAATTGTCATGTTAGGTTCCTTAGTTGTGTTAAAAGCAGTCATCCGAGAGCCGGTAACGCTGCTAAGCCAGGAGGAGGCTGCGAAGCCGATCCGTCCAATCTCCATTAAGGAAGAGCTGAACCGCACGACGCTGTTCATATTGGGCGCGATCTTCTTCTGGTTCGTCGCGTATCAAGGGGTCGAGGCTTTATTTACCCTGTATGGCACCAAATATATCGGCATGTCTGATAGTGAGGCTTCATTCTCGCTGACGTTCTTCTCGCTTGCCTTTCTCGTGTTCGCCCTCCCAAGCGGCTGGCTTGGGGCCAAGTTCGGTAAGAAGAGGATCATTTCAATCGGGGTAGGCGGTCTGTTTGTCATTTTCGGTTCATTGATCTTTGTCGATTCCGTATTATGGCTGCGAGTGCTTCTGATTATTGGCGGTATTTTCTGGGCATGCATTAACATTAACTCTTACCCATGGGTCATTTCGACTGGCCGTGAAGATAGCATTGGCACGCGAACAGGGATCTATTATTTTGTATCGTCTCTGGCGGCCATATCTTCTCCACCGCTATTGGGCTGGGTCATTGATATATTTGGCTATTCTGCACTGTTCGTATGCGCTTCGCTTGGTATGCTCCTTGCTCTGGTCTGCTTATTCGGGGCTGCATCCGAGAAGAGATCCTCCGGGCAGCCGAAGGACGGTTCGCAGCTGCCAATTAGGTAATAGAGATGAGCTTTTGACCGCAACTGAAAATGCACCTGCATAGGGGAATGGATTTCCTCATGCAGGTGCTTTTTGTTTATGTCCTATAGCCTGCCTTATCGCTTAGTTCTGCGCAGTGCGAGGAACAGAGCGATGATGGAGACGATCAACGCCGCAGTGGACAGAATAATCGAAGTTGTGGATGTACCTGAACCTTGACCTTGGGCAGGTTCGGCAGTCTGCTGCGCTGCGTTGCCCTGACTGCTGTTGGTACTGTTGGTATCCTGAGCATTATGGCTGTCTGATTGGGCAGCAGAATCGCTGGAAGCATCATGATGGTCATTTCCCTGAGACGCGGTACCGCCGGCCTGTGGGTCATTTGTAATCTTGGTGATCGAATGAGGCTTGTCTGACCCTTCCGCGCCCGTCCATTCTACGATGCTTCCATCGCTGTAGTATTGAAAGGCGTCCCAGGCCAGGTCCGCTTCATTATCCGGGTTTTTGCCGACAAATTCAAATTGCTGGAACTCTCCCGGGCCAATTCCATCCTTCTCCGCAGACCAGATTACGGTAGTAATCTGGCCGGACTCGTCCTTCGTTAGTTCTACCTTCCAGTCTGGAACCGGCCGATACTGCTTAAAGTCAAAGCCTTCCGGGACTTTCAAAGCCACTTTGGTTGTGGGGAGGTCCTTCTCCGATGGAATCTTGATGCTGTAGGTTTCCCAGGAGCCGGGCGCGGAACTGTTAGGCGATATGGTAACATGGGCGCTGGCGTTACCTGCAAATAGGATGAGAAATAATACGGCGGCTGACAATAGTGTAGTTAATCTAGTGAAATTTTTGTTCATGCATAACGCTCCTTATTCTTTAATTTCCGCTCTGTAGAATAAAATCATGATCAATGGAATCGAGTGTGGACAACAAAATGTGAATGCGTACATTCCATTCCCCGCCCATCGTAATCATCTCATCTGCTTCCAGCGGTGATGAACCTGGCATTTCAATCTGAATAACGCCCATGTCCATCTCTCTGGAAGTCAGGCTGATAGTAGCCTGCTCAATATTGTTAAGCTTGGTTCCGCTTGAGTCTTGGATCTCCAGGCTGAAGTGATTCTCGCCTAGACGGTTTGGACTGACACTCAGTGTGATCCGGTATCCATCCTCGGTTGTGGCCTGAAGCGATACCGGCCCTGGTGCGGAGGAGGCAGAAGGCAGATTTCCTAGAACAGCAGCAAGTACGAGTACAACAGCACCGAAGCAGAATTCGTACCATACGCCGCGTCCGAGCGGTCGGGTGCTTCTTCTCCCGCGCAGGAATGCCGATAAAGCAAGGGCCAGCATGATGAGCATAAGCGCAAATTTTGCCAGTAGGACAAGCCCGTATGGGGTATTCCATAACGCATGCAAAGTTGGAATATGCAGAAGGCCTCCATAGACCCCGGTGAGCAGCAACATCAATACACAGAGTGAGGCCAGCAGAGAAAAACGCCGGATAGCTCCCCAATAAAGTGGCCTTAGACTGTCTGACTGCTCGGTATGTCTGCGAACTGCCGGAAGCAGGAAGGCAATTGATAGAATACCTCCAAGCCATATTACGGCCGTGAGTAGATGTATGAAGTCAGCGCTTATAGCCATTAGCTTATGACTGGTTGTGGCTGCATGACCAATGAAGGCTTTGGCGACCATCAGGCCGATACAAGCGATAAGCACGAGCCAGGACCACAGATGCTCCTGTCCGATGAAACTGGAAGTAGCCCTGTCTGAAGCCTTGTGATGGTCCTTGTCCATGAGCTTCATGCCGCTATCATGCGGGCCGTCCTGTCCGGCGCCGGAAATCGTGTAGCAAAGCCCCATGATGAATACAGCGAGTAGCATGACTTGGATGACCTGCCAGGTCCAGACTTGTCCGAAGCTGGTGAAGCGCAGAGTCTCCTGCAGCAAATCGAGGTCCCAAGCTTGGGTCCATGAGACACCTGCATCACTGGCTGTTTGCTGGGGAAGACTGAACAATACCCCGGCTACAGTACAGACGAGCCCCATGTAGAGCAGCAGTAGACTGCGCTGTTCAAGTAAAGAGCTGCCGCGAAGTACTCGGGCTCCAGTGGGAAGCAGTAATAGGCGGAAGAATATGGTGCCGATACATAGGCTTAACCCGATGTAGAACAGCCAGCGGATGATTATTAAGCCTGCCCGGGGCAGCGCGTTGTCATTCCCGGCGGGAGTATGCATGGCATACCCGCTCCCATCAGTACCAATCCCAAAGGGAATCGTTCCGCTAATGGCATGTCCATCGCTGGATACAGCCTTCCATTTAATACTGTAGATCCCGTTCGGCAAGTCATTCTTCAGGCTGGCCACCAGTCGATCAGAACGTTCTGAATCGATGACAGCGTCACCCTGATCGGCGCGCCTTCCATCCGGTTCTGTTACTATGATGGAGTAGAAGGCTTGCTCAATCGATTCATTAAAAGTGATGGAGACCTCCTTAGGAGGCGATGCCAGAATCTCATTCGCCGCCGGGGAGGAAGAGGTGACGGTCGCATGAGCGGATGCCAGACTAGGATAGTAGATCATAGAGATGATACCGATCAATAGAAGCGGAAGCATCCAGCGGGAAGATATGGATTTAAAAATTTGCACAGTTGCACACCGCCTTATATATAAATGCAATGATATTTGTTACACTTAACCCTTATTTTAAAATTATTTTTACAGAATGAGTATGGCTATAATGGGCTATTCGATTTGTAAATTCGGTACTAAGTATGTCTAAAATATGAAAATTTCAATAAATCCGAGTTGTAATGAAGGGAATAGCGCTTACTTTTTATGTTAAATATTTAAAAATGGACAAGAGTGAGCTAAAATA
The window above is part of the Paenibacillus lutimineralis genome. Proteins encoded here:
- a CDS encoding glycerophosphodiester phosphodiesterase translates to MTNLINFAHRGASAYCPENTMSSFVRALELGASGIETDVQMTKDGHLVLIHDESLERTTGTKALVKDLTWEEIQTLDAGSWFHADFADERLPSLEQLLELTCDKGIIVNIELKNGFIQYPELEEKVIEMIKRYGMVDRTIISSFNHYSLRECHQIAPDIRTGILYGEGLYEPWVYAKGIGADALHAYMYALTPELVAEAAKHGVAYHPFTVNEESMMKALIQAGVAGIITDYPDRLAQLLSE
- a CDS encoding PspA/IM30 family protein, whose translation is MSIFERISNLTKATVHEVLNKLEDPVLMTGQYLRNMEEDIRRAEENIKGQQRAAGVAERKLNEAVQSVKEYELRALSELQAGNEAAAREAAILKIQFEDKVQQHTLEMNQAKEHVLELQQQLSLAEEEYARLKEKRNELAARAQKAKDRAAVQQPNFSRGIEGGDAARGFERMEEKILEWETDLDLSLNSRGIHSEASNAADSTAVNEELDRLKEQLAKRNS
- a CDS encoding YcnI family protein; translation: MNKNFTRLTTLLSAAVLFLILFAGNASAHVTISPNSSAPGSWETYSIKIPSEKDLPTTKVALKVPEGFDFKQYRPVPDWKVELTKDESGQITTVIWSAEKDGIGPGEFQQFEFVGKNPDNEADLAWDAFQYYSDGSIVEWTGAEGSDKPHSITKITNDPQAGGTASQGNDHHDASSDSAAQSDSHNAQDTNSTNSSQGNAAQQTAEPAQGQGSGTSTTSIILSTAALIVSIIALFLALRRTKR
- a CDS encoding copper resistance CopC/CopD family protein, whose amino-acid sequence is MQIFKSISSRWMLPLLLIGIISMIYYPSLASAHATVTSSSPAANEILASPPKEVSITFNESIEQAFYSIIVTEPDGRRADQGDAVIDSERSDRLVASLKNDLPNGIYSIKWKAVSSDGHAISGTIPFGIGTDGSGYAMHTPAGNDNALPRAGLIIIRWLFYIGLSLCIGTIFFRLLLLPTGARVLRGSSLLEQRSLLLLYMGLVCTVAGVLFSLPQQTASDAGVSWTQAWDLDLLQETLRFTSFGQVWTWQVIQVMLLAVFIMGLCYTISGAGQDGPHDSGMKLMDKDHHKASDRATSSFIGQEHLWSWLVLIACIGLMVAKAFIGHAATTSHKLMAISADFIHLLTAVIWLGGILSIAFLLPAVRRHTEQSDSLRPLYWGAIRRFSLLASLCVLMLLLTGVYGGLLHIPTLHALWNTPYGLVLLAKFALMLIMLALALSAFLRGRRSTRPLGRGVWYEFCFGAVVLVLAAVLGNLPSASSAPGPVSLQATTEDGYRITLSVSPNRLGENHFSLEIQDSSGTKLNNIEQATISLTSREMDMGVIQIEMPGSSPLEADEMITMGGEWNVRIHILLSTLDSIDHDFILQSGN
- a CDS encoding PspC domain-containing protein yields the protein MKKLYRSVTNRQVSGLCGGIAAWLGVDPTVVRLVAVVAALCSFGTVIALYLIATLIVPKEPIGGAEYFDHFSNY